The nucleotide sequence TTGTTTGTTTTTCATTTGAAATTCAGTTTAGTTTGTTAAATCAGACTTGGTTTActtgtttttatttagtttaaTAAAAACAATTCTATTGTTTTTAGTTTTAGGGACAGAAAGCAGCCTGTGTGTAGGAGGCCAGGAGCCATGTGTGTTGTAGGTCTATAGTTCGTTTTTTTGGGGATGTCACTTCttgccaggggggggggggggcagtaataCATAAGGGGATAGGCTTTGAATCATGATGGCTTCTGTGAGAGCATGGGCAGCGCAACTGAGGCCACCTCCCATATTGAAATAGTACATTTTCTTCTTAACAAGtaaacttcattggctgatcccacCCGATGACCCGGCTATCATGACTCCAACCGGTTCATCAAGAGGGATCAAGTCTAtggcccaggaccgagtttgggaaaccctacACTAGAGGCCTCCATACAACTCCATGTCCAGGAGATAGGTTTGGTTAGGTTTAAATTATAAATCAATCCTAATGTGACTTGGATTTAAAAGGATAAACACCAAGACTGGTGCAAGAAATATGGTGGAAGGAAACTCTTGCCCATGTTAACATAAATCCAATGCTTTTTTAAATTTAGTAAATATAAGAATCAAGTACCTTTACCTGacagaaaggaaaaaacaaatgaAGTCATGGCACATTTGACATGTTATGTTTATGTAATATTAAACATGTATCACTGACTAAGCCCTTCAAATAGGTTAATAAAAATGGCTGCAACAGCAAAAACATAAGCAACACATTCACAAATCTATCAGTTCAAAGCCAgccagcttgtgtgtgtgtttctggtcCACCAAACAAGATCTTCTGGTTCATTCTCAAGAAGACTGCGTTCCAGAGAGGTGGTCGTTCGGTTTCTCAAGCCTGATGACAGTTGCCCACGGACAAAGAATATCCTCTCCACGAACTCTTGGGATGCAGGGGCAGAAACCAGATCCAGTGCCACAGCTTAGGATAAACAGCCATCCTTGCCGGAGGTGACTTTCTCATCCTCTCCCCCAGTAGTAGTAGATTGCAAGTGAGAAGGCACGGCACCCCATCAGACAGCGACTGGCTGTCAGTCTGAAGTTTGTCGTTGTAGATTGTGAACGGCTCCAACTTCACAAGCTGTTCTAGCTTAGCCCAGTCCGGCTCTGCGCTCACCCTCAGATTTCttccctgttagctagtgatagcaATGCACAAACTAAGCCTATTTGAAACCTCAGCATCTACTGGCAGTACTTACCCACCATATTCAGAAGCTCAAAAACCCGATTAGAAAAAAATGTTACATCGTATTAGATTTGTttagaaggggaaaaaaataaatcATTTATGATGGCTTCTATTTTGTTTTAGTTTGTTTTGCAGTCAATTATACGTTTCAGCATGTTTATTTGTTTACTATATTGTTTTTACAATTTtagtttactataataaccttggtatacaccgtccaattaaatgcttacttgcaggttccttatTGACAATGCTACAATAATAAGAAATAATTAAAGATAAGAAACAAACATAAGTCATGAGGATAAGAGTCAAAAACTCATGAGCACATCTCGCTCCTGTACACTGGTGTAGAATGGCTTCCCAAATACAAAGGAGTGCAGTCCAGCCCTCAGCTTCTCAGCAAAAGCCATGACAATATTCAGGTCACCTTCCACCATCAGGTCGAGGTCTGTCTTCAAGCTGCGCAAGGAGCGGAAAGGCTTCTTTCCCTTTTGCCTGAGGGTGGGGAATTCAAACATAAAAAAAGTTGTATTACACGGTGTCCTGCTGTGCTGGGACAAAAGTCCTATTGAAACCAATTACATCTGCTTCCATAGCGGGAGGTAACttacgtttcatcttcaatgtaTTTGAGTAGCGTGAGAGCCTTCCTGTGAAGGATCAGCAAGAACTGGGCTAAGTAAGTACTTCGCAGATTGAGGCCTGGCTTCAGCATGAACACCTGAGAACAAAACCGAGAATCAACTATTATTGTTGGCCCTGATAAGCCAACAAAAGGCCGACATATGAGGAGACCATTTTTCAGCACCACAAATATTGTTGCTTCCTTTTTTCTGGTGTCTTACCTCATCTATAAATAACTTCACCAGAGTGTCTTTATGCATAACGTCCTGAAAAATATTTCTGAGAAAGGAGTGGAGCTTTTAGTGGTCATAAAAACAGAATAACATCCACAGCTTTCATGAATGTTAATGTAAACAAGACATAAAATGTTTATACATatgaaataaatcaatcaatgcTGTTAGGCATCGAAATAAACACAGGCAATTCCAATCTAATTGGAataacagaacaggagagaagaaAGCATACAGGTTGGGGGTGAAGGACTCATCGGTGTGAATGACAGCGTCGGGGGCGATGTCATCCTCGCTGGCCGCCTTCCAGAGCGTGCTGAGCTCCGAGCGCATGTAGAGGCGCTGGTTGTACGTGTGCTCATGGCAGGGTGGCATCTGCTTCACCGTGTTGATGTCCACGTCGATGTGCGTGGTCGGGTAGGGCGAGTACAGCACCTGGCGGAAGGGCAAGACGAAGCTGCCAGTGGAGTCCTTGGTTTtggagaaaggagggggagagtAATGAGGGGGATCACAATGCCAAACTAGCAGTCTGTTAAGCTATGACCTTTTGTTCATTTTTTGAGGCCTTGGTTTGAAATAAAATACTTACTTTGCATGACTATTAATTTGCATGCACTTACAATGGGATAATCAAGATGTGAGAAAACAAAATTAAGTAACCCTCATTGAACACATTGGACCGAAGATCGCTTTTAGTGCGTTAGtgctaaaaataaatatatacaaaaattgcCTGCACATCCACTGGCTCTCCAGGACCAGCATTAGAGAACTGTAATTTAGAGTGGCGTGGTACCTTGAGGAGGCCTTGTACAAACAGTCCTGTGTCGTACTTGAAAGAGGAGTCAGCTTTACAGAGCCGAGAGCACTTCCTCTCAGCAGGGGTGAGGAAAAGGCTCAGTGTTCGCACTATCTAGAGCACAAGAAAACACAAAtaaatatcaaagtggaattccTCACAACACATCCGCATtttagtgagggagagaggattTGGAGGAGAGTGTGGGTGTGTGCGCGTGTTAACCTGTAATGTCAGATTTTGTATGCTGCAATTTTTTTGTAGATACACAATAACATATGCAGACACACCTGTGTATAGACATTTTTTATACAACTACTGTGTGCATGAGTGTGAATACATATGCTGATACAGCAGccaatgtatgtatgtatgtatgtgttaaGCACAGAGTATTGGCAGCCTGTCAGTACCTTGTTGACTTTGTCTGGGTTGCTTCCGACCACCATGGAGCAGCCACACGTTTGGAGATGAGAACTGATTGCCCTGAGAGACGGAGGCAATTTCATTggtgtgtattttttattaatGCCAAGGATGAGGAATAGTCACTTGATATTAATTTAGCATAATGAGAACATGAGCAacattaaaatgtattaaaatgtgtcCACGTGTTTGTCATAAAAATATGACTTTAATATAGGTCTCTAAAGTGACATAAGTGTTTCCTGACTACTGCAAGAACACTTAAAAGCTGAGTAAAGAAATTATGACTTGCAGTGCATTTGTCATCTCCACAGGCAGTTAAGATAATGATGTTTAGACAGATTTGTCAGGGGGTGCATAACTGCATTCCCCTGATAACTACAATCTCATCACAAATATAGTGTGCAAGGTAAGCAATGTGTACCTAATGGACCTGCCCAGTTTGGATAAAACGGAGAGAAAAGCTGTTAACCTGAAGGAGAGTGAAACATTTTTTTAACCCTGTTAATCCCACAAAAAGAAAAGCAGGGGCACTCAAGGTTGTTTCTTGATAATGTGCAGGGTTTTCCACTTGTTGGCAACATTAGTTAATAGAGATTACTTATCAGTCTCAGAGCTCAATTTAGTCAACACTGCATTGCAGTATTTATAATTTTCCTATGGTTAAATAGTCACAGAATGGTTCTGGgtactgtaaaaaaacaaaaaaagagaaaaaaaaaaacatgtagacAACTTACTGTAGATGCTTCCAATTTTCAGAATGAAGCAGATAGGCCTACAATAAAAGTGCTTACTTATGCAGGAAATCTTCATGGCAGCTGTCTCCAATGTCGTCATCATTTAGGATGGTGTCCTTGATCTAACACAGATGGAACAAACAAGAGTTCTTTGGTGAAATAGTCCTCAACATGAAGGACAAGATAAAAATGTTTGCCTACTGTaactgtagagagacagagtagtTATTGCCCGAATTTGAGTAGTCTAATCCTCAAATTATTGTGGAATTGTGTGTGACTTAGCACATTTTTACATCTCATTGATGAACATCAAAATGATAATTAAAGCTTCAGTGGAGCCTCAGTGGTTAGAACTTTCAGCTTTCTTTTCCACAGAAATTGTGGAGGCTTTGAAGTTTTAGTTTCATTTTCAACTGGGGTTTTTGCCTGGTAATGAAAGCTGTGCAAGACTTAACATATCAGTGAAACTAGTTGGATATCATTCTTGGATACCCATGTGATAATGTGACAGTGAACTGCAGGCATAATAGTCTCCTTCTCATGGACATACAGTGGGGTCAGAAATGATTGACAgctttgataaagatgagcaaaaatgacgataaaaaataaatacaatatagctaAAAATGTGTATGCTcaaaaaaaaagggggggaaaTTATAATATTTTATACTAACATAATTGCTCAG is from Salvelinus namaycush isolate Seneca chromosome 28, SaNama_1.0, whole genome shotgun sequence and encodes:
- the LOC120023491 gene encoding guanine nucleotide exchange C9orf72-like isoform X1; the protein is MFVPSYHTIYASYKQSTLRLWYSNNMSSGPPQSPAVAKTEVTVEGECPLLAATFAYWDNILGPRVRHIWAPRCEQPLLLSDGEVTFLANHTLNGEILRSAECGAVDVKFFVLAEKGVIIVSLIFDGELKGDKNTCALSIILPQTELAFYLPLHTVCVERLKHIIRKGRIWMQKGYNIISVLTSEIVPIMELLSSMKTHSVPEDIDIKDTILNDDDIGDSCHEDFLHKAISSHLQTCGCSMVVGSNPDKVNKIVRTLSLFLTPAERKCSRLCKADSSFKYDTGLFVQGLLKDSTGSFVLPFRQVLYSPYPTTHIDVDINTVKQMPPCHEHTYNQRLYMRSELSTLWKAASEDDIAPDAVIHTDESFTPNLNIFQDVMHKDTLVKLFIDEVFMLKPGLNLRSTYLAQFLLILHRKALTLLKYIEDETQKGKKPFRSLRSLKTDLDLMVEGDLNIVMAFAEKLRAGLHSFVFGKPFYTSVQERDVLMSF
- the LOC120023491 gene encoding guanine nucleotide exchange C9orf72-like isoform X2; translation: MSSGPPQSPAVAKTEVTVEGECPLLAATFAYWDNILGPRVRHIWAPRCEQPLLLSDGEVTFLANHTLNGEILRSAECGAVDVKFFVLAEKGVIIVSLIFDGELKGDKNTCALSIILPQTELAFYLPLHTVCVERLKHIIRKGRIWMQKGYNIISVLTSEIVPIMELLSSMKTHSVPEDIDIKDTILNDDDIGDSCHEDFLHKAISSHLQTCGCSMVVGSNPDKVNKIVRTLSLFLTPAERKCSRLCKADSSFKYDTGLFVQGLLKDSTGSFVLPFRQVLYSPYPTTHIDVDINTVKQMPPCHEHTYNQRLYMRSELSTLWKAASEDDIAPDAVIHTDESFTPNLNIFQDVMHKDTLVKLFIDEVFMLKPGLNLRSTYLAQFLLILHRKALTLLKYIEDETQKGKKPFRSLRSLKTDLDLMVEGDLNIVMAFAEKLRAGLHSFVFGKPFYTSVQERDVLMSF